A region of Flavobacterium indicum GPTSA100-9 = DSM 17447 DNA encodes the following proteins:
- a CDS encoding single-stranded DNA-binding protein: MNGTLNKVILIGHLGDEVKMHYFDATNCIGRFPLATNEVYINKSTGEKITSTEWHNIVVRNKAAELCEKYLSKGDKIYIEGRIKSRQWQAEDGTTKYTTEIQVTEFTFLNTKKDTELSKAPSNPPSNDVNFEDLGS; the protein is encoded by the coding sequence ATGAACGGTACGTTAAACAAAGTTATTCTAATAGGACATTTAGGAGACGAAGTAAAAATGCATTATTTTGATGCAACAAATTGTATAGGAAGATTTCCGCTTGCAACAAATGAGGTTTACATTAATAAATCTACTGGTGAAAAAATAACTTCTACTGAATGGCATAATATTGTTGTGCGAAACAAAGCTGCTGAATTATGTGAAAAATATTTATCTAAAGGTGATAAAATATACATTGAAGGTAGAATTAAATCGCGTCAATGGCAAGCAGAAGATGGTACTACTAAGTATACTACTGAAATTCAAGTAACTGAATTTACCTTTTTAAATACTAAAAAAGATACTGAATTGTCAAAAGCACCATCTAATCCGCCTTCAAATGATGTAAATTTTGAAGATTTAGGAAGTTAG
- the pbpC gene encoding penicillin-binding protein 1C translates to MKNKFITFYQSILAKIKNNKKKSIVFSIILILYYFSLPFTLFEEPYSTVVESADGQLLGAKIAADGQWRFPENDTIPEKFKKCIVAFEDQHFYYHFGFNPISIFHAYQQNRQAGRVVRGGSTLTQQVIRLHRKNKKRSYFEKLFEMILATRLEFRHSKDKILQLYASHAPYGSNVVGIEMASWKYFGLKPHQLSWAETATLAVLPNAPSLIYPGKNQQKLLLKRNRLLKKLYEDKVLDQETFELSLKEILPQKPFELPKIAPHLVEKAAKEHPGEKVQTTIQLNLQERTNEIVNQYYQNYKQNQVFNMAVLVVDVKTNNVVAYVGNTPTDKAHQKDVDIIEAPRSTGSILKPYLYASMLNEGEILPETLIADVPTQISGYAPQNFNLTYDGAVPASRALARSLNIPSVLMLQDYSVNKFYEQLQKLKLRNINRAPSNYGLSLILGGAESNLWDLSKAYAYMSRTNTYFCEHQGNYRKNEMAQLNYLVNAKVDFGAEVSQKSIFGAGAIWQTFNAMKEVNRPEADEAWRFYDSSLEIAWKTGTSFGSRDAWAIGVTKDYVVSVWVGNATGEGRPMLTGVDSASPVLFDVFRLLPKSTWFEKPYKDLDEVEVCDQSGHIASEYCISKKMWIPKTAKKTKPCPYHKLVHLDKTKQFRVTSECENVNDMVSQSWFILPPVMEWYYKNKNADYMVLPPFKEGCAGSQAEKYMDFIYPKAHTKIILTKDFMGKIQPVVLKVAHSNPSEELFWYVDEKYLGSTKTFHEMSLNAKTGVHVITVVDKGGVEIRRKVVIENE, encoded by the coding sequence ATGAAAAATAAATTCATCACATTCTATCAGTCGATCTTAGCTAAAATCAAAAACAATAAAAAGAAATCAATTGTTTTCTCTATTATACTGATTCTATATTATTTTTCGTTGCCTTTTACTTTGTTTGAAGAACCATATTCAACTGTAGTAGAAAGTGCCGACGGACAATTGTTAGGAGCAAAGATTGCTGCAGACGGGCAATGGCGTTTTCCTGAAAACGATACTATTCCAGAGAAATTTAAAAAATGTATAGTTGCTTTTGAAGACCAGCATTTTTATTATCATTTTGGGTTTAATCCCATCTCAATTTTTCATGCCTACCAACAAAACAGACAAGCCGGTAGAGTAGTAAGGGGAGGAAGTACCTTAACCCAACAAGTTATTCGTTTGCATCGAAAAAATAAGAAGCGAAGTTATTTTGAAAAGTTATTTGAAATGATTTTAGCTACTCGATTGGAATTTCGTCATTCTAAAGATAAAATTTTGCAATTATACGCGTCGCACGCACCTTATGGAAGTAACGTGGTGGGAATTGAAATGGCTTCATGGAAATATTTTGGTCTAAAACCACATCAATTGTCATGGGCAGAAACGGCAACTTTAGCGGTTTTACCCAATGCGCCAAGTCTGATTTATCCGGGTAAAAATCAACAAAAATTATTGTTGAAACGAAATCGTTTGTTGAAAAAATTATATGAAGATAAAGTTCTTGATCAAGAAACTTTTGAATTGTCGTTAAAAGAAATTTTGCCGCAAAAACCTTTTGAATTGCCAAAAATTGCTCCTCATTTAGTTGAAAAGGCGGCTAAAGAACACCCTGGAGAGAAAGTCCAAACTACAATTCAATTGAATCTTCAAGAGCGAACCAATGAAATTGTAAATCAGTATTACCAAAATTACAAACAGAATCAAGTATTCAATATGGCAGTTTTGGTAGTGGATGTAAAAACAAATAATGTTGTGGCTTATGTGGGGAATACACCAACTGATAAAGCACACCAAAAAGATGTAGATATTATTGAAGCACCAAGAAGTACGGGTAGTATTTTAAAACCCTATCTGTATGCCTCTATGTTGAATGAAGGTGAAATTTTACCTGAAACTTTAATTGCAGATGTGCCAACACAGATTTCAGGGTACGCTCCTCAAAATTTTAATTTGACCTATGATGGAGCTGTACCTGCGAGTAGAGCATTGGCGCGTTCATTGAATATTCCTTCTGTTTTGATGCTGCAAGATTATTCCGTGAATAAGTTTTATGAGCAATTGCAAAAGTTGAAATTGCGTAACATTAATCGTGCGCCATCAAATTATGGATTGTCTTTGATTTTAGGCGGGGCTGAATCTAATTTGTGGGATTTGTCTAAAGCGTATGCTTATATGTCGAGAACTAATACTTATTTCTGTGAGCATCAAGGAAACTACAGAAAAAACGAAATGGCTCAATTGAATTATTTAGTAAATGCAAAAGTGGATTTTGGTGCTGAAGTGAGTCAAAAATCAATTTTTGGGGCAGGAGCCATTTGGCAAACGTTTAATGCTATGAAAGAAGTGAATCGTCCGGAAGCAGATGAAGCTTGGCGCTTTTATGATTCTTCCTTAGAAATTGCCTGGAAAACCGGAACTAGTTTTGGGAGTAGAGATGCTTGGGCTATTGGTGTAACGAAAGATTATGTGGTAAGTGTGTGGGTTGGGAATGCTACAGGTGAGGGAAGACCTATGTTAACGGGAGTAGATTCAGCTTCTCCTGTTTTGTTTGATGTATTCCGATTATTACCTAAATCGACTTGGTTTGAAAAACCGTATAAAGATTTAGATGAGGTAGAAGTGTGTGATCAATCCGGTCATATTGCTTCGGAATATTGTATATCTAAAAAAATGTGGATACCAAAAACGGCAAAGAAAACCAAACCATGTCCGTATCACAAGTTGGTGCATTTGGATAAAACCAAACAATTTAGAGTAACTAGCGAATGTGAAAATGTGAATGATATGGTGTCGCAATCCTGGTTTATTTTACCGCCGGTTATGGAATGGTATTATAAAAATAAAAATGCAGATTATATGGTGTTGCCTCCTTTTAAAGAGGGTTGTGCAGGAAGTCAAGCTGAAAAATATATGGATTTTATTTATCCCAAAGCTCATACTAAAATTATTTTGACAAAGGATTTCATGGGGAAAATTCAGCCGGTTGTTTTAAAAGTGGCACATTCTAATCCGAGTGAAGAACTTTTTTGGTATGTGGATGAAAAATATTTAGGGTCCACTAAGACTTTTCATGAAATGTCGTTGAATGCAAAAACGGGAGTTCATGTAATTACAGTTGTAGATAAAGGTGGTGTTGAAATAAGGCGAAAAGTAGTTATAGAAAATGAATAA
- the gldD gene encoding gliding motility lipoprotein GldD: protein MKIYIFFLLISVAVISCGEDTKPKPKGQLRLEYPPAKYESFANDCPFTFDKNTVVKVKQTADCGLELHYPKMKATVYLTYKKVNSNLEKLLIDAQKLTYEHVIKANDIAEQPYVNPSKKVYGMFYQVGGNAATNAQFYATDSTKNFLVGSMYFYAKPNFDSILPAADYIKNDMKQIMESLKWK from the coding sequence ATGAAAATATATATTTTTTTCTTACTAATATCTGTAGCTGTTATTTCCTGTGGAGAAGATACTAAACCAAAACCAAAAGGACAATTAAGGTTAGAATATCCGCCAGCCAAATACGAATCGTTTGCAAACGATTGCCCATTTACATTTGATAAAAATACAGTTGTTAAAGTAAAACAAACCGCTGATTGTGGTTTGGAATTGCATTATCCTAAAATGAAAGCAACGGTGTATTTAACCTATAAAAAAGTTAATAGTAACTTAGAGAAACTATTAATAGATGCTCAAAAATTAACCTATGAACATGTGATTAAAGCAAATGATATTGCTGAGCAACCTTATGTGAATCCTTCAAAAAAAGTTTATGGAATGTTTTATCAAGTAGGTGGTAATGCGGCAACTAATGCTCAGTTTTATGCTACTGATAGTACAAAAAATTTCTTAGTGGGAAGCATGTATTTTTATGCAAAACCAAATTTTGATTCTATTTTACCTGCGGCAGATTATATAAAAAATGACATGAAACAAATCATGGAATCCTTAAAGTGGAAATAG
- a CDS encoding HU family DNA-binding protein, whose protein sequence is MTKADIVAKISEKLGLEKGDVQATVESFMEEVKNSLETGDNVYLRGFGSFIIKTRAEKTGRNISKNTTIKIPAHNIPAFKPAKVFVESVKEKTEVTV, encoded by the coding sequence ATGACGAAAGCAGACATCGTAGCGAAAATTTCTGAAAAATTAGGACTTGAAAAAGGAGACGTTCAAGCGACAGTAGAATCATTCATGGAAGAAGTTAAAAATTCTTTAGAAACAGGTGATAACGTATACTTAAGAGGTTTTGGAAGCTTTATCATTAAAACGAGAGCTGAGAAAACTGGAAGAAACATCTCTAAAAATACTACAATTAAAATTCCCGCTCACAACATACCTGCTTTTAAACCAGCTAAAGTATTTGTAGAAAGCGTAAAAGAAAAAACTGAAGTTACAGTATAA
- a CDS encoding queuosine precursor transporter, with protein sequence MLRTKKEIVYVILAGIFITNAVTAELIGGKLIQVGPFVLSMGILPWPIVFIVTDLINEYFGKQGVKRLSLITAGLISYCFLILYFAMKIPEAKGISPVSNEAFNQVFGQSSLIIIGSITAFLVAQFLDVTFFNYFKEKTGDKMLWLRSTGSTVLSQLIDSFVVGGIAFYLPGIWTTSQYVEFSFTGYAFKLIIAILLTPLIYLGHYLIEKYIHNNE encoded by the coding sequence ATGCTAAGAACCAAGAAGGAAATTGTTTATGTAATTCTTGCAGGTATTTTTATTACAAACGCTGTAACTGCAGAACTTATAGGTGGGAAATTAATACAAGTTGGACCATTTGTGTTGAGTATGGGGATTTTGCCTTGGCCTATTGTGTTTATTGTGACCGATTTAATCAATGAATATTTTGGAAAACAAGGGGTAAAACGTTTAAGCTTAATCACTGCCGGATTGATATCTTATTGTTTTCTAATTCTATATTTTGCAATGAAAATTCCTGAAGCAAAAGGAATAAGTCCGGTTAGTAATGAAGCTTTTAATCAAGTCTTTGGTCAAAGTAGTTTAATTATTATCGGGTCGATTACAGCTTTTTTGGTGGCTCAATTTTTAGATGTTACTTTTTTTAATTACTTCAAAGAAAAAACAGGAGATAAAATGTTATGGTTGCGAAGTACAGGTTCAACTGTACTTTCGCAATTAATAGATTCTTTTGTGGTAGGAGGAATTGCTTTTTATTTGCCAGGTATTTGGACAACATCTCAATATGTAGAATTTTCTTTTACAGGTTATGCTTTTAAGTTGATAATTGCAATATTACTAACACCTTTAATTTATTTAGGTCATTATTTAATTGAAAAATACATTCATAACAATGAGTAA
- the mutY gene encoding A/G-specific adenine glycosylase translates to MEFSTTLIHWYNQNKRNLPWRRTTDPYKIWLSEVILQQTRVNQGLPYYQAFVENFPTVFDLAFAEEQKVLKLWQGLGYYSRARNLHYTAKYIVENYEGVFPTAYKELLKLKGVGSYTAAAIASFSSNEPVAVVDGNVFRVLARIFNIEYDISKTTSKSYFFDFALALMDVKFASDFNQAIMEFGALQCIPKNPNCEMCVFNEKCEALRLNKVNELPIKLKKVAVKKRFLYYVIVEDLKGNILVSKREKQDIWKNLYQFDLLEVDAELKPEEIEPMILNKYENYQIESLSYLNHFDVVHKLSHQQLVIKFYHLKVNEINTAAIPLEEVKKLPFPIVLHKFIEKIVL, encoded by the coding sequence ATGGAATTTTCAACAACTTTAATTCATTGGTACAACCAAAATAAGCGCAATTTGCCTTGGAGAAGAACAACTGATCCATACAAAATTTGGCTTTCGGAAGTTATTTTGCAACAAACAAGGGTGAATCAAGGTTTGCCTTATTATCAGGCCTTTGTAGAAAATTTTCCAACGGTTTTTGATTTGGCATTTGCTGAAGAACAAAAAGTTTTAAAACTTTGGCAAGGATTGGGTTATTATTCAAGAGCAAGAAATTTGCACTACACCGCTAAATATATAGTGGAAAATTATGAAGGGGTTTTCCCTACAGCTTACAAAGAGTTGTTAAAATTAAAGGGCGTTGGGTCTTATACAGCTGCTGCAATTGCTTCTTTTTCCTCAAATGAACCTGTAGCAGTAGTAGATGGTAATGTTTTTAGAGTATTAGCTAGAATTTTTAATATTGAATATGATATTTCTAAAACAACTTCTAAGTCTTATTTTTTCGATTTCGCTTTAGCGTTGATGGATGTAAAATTTGCCTCTGATTTTAATCAAGCGATTATGGAATTTGGGGCATTGCAATGTATACCTAAAAATCCAAATTGTGAAATGTGTGTTTTTAATGAGAAATGCGAGGCTTTACGATTAAATAAAGTAAATGAATTACCCATTAAACTGAAGAAAGTTGCTGTTAAAAAGCGATTTTTATATTATGTTATAGTTGAAGATTTAAAGGGTAATATTCTAGTATCTAAAAGAGAAAAGCAAGACATTTGGAAAAATTTATATCAATTTGATTTGTTGGAGGTTGATGCTGAATTAAAACCAGAAGAAATTGAACCAATGATTTTAAATAAATATGAAAACTATCAAATTGAATCATTGAGTTATTTAAATCATTTTGATGTTGTGCATAAGCTTTCGCATCAACAGTTAGTTATAAAATTTTATCATTTAAAAGTAAATGAAATCAATACAGCTGCAATCCCTTTGGAAGAAGTAAAAAAGTTGCCCTTTCCAATAGTCTTGCATAAATTTATTGAAAAGATTGTGTTATAG
- a CDS encoding TraB/GumN family protein, with protein MKRILFLLSFLTLSAFAQEKKYQSLFWEISGNGLTKKSYMYGTMHVSEKVSYHLSDAFFEKLMASDFIANESEPNTWTELYDLFSFYQGIYQYGPFYSRFYAQPVKKDNLYPLFRSTNYNLISLLSRTNEANQEYQEETYLDMFIYRTGKKYGKKTLGLEDVKKTTLNIMKAEAEMDVKEVDKNKQVLLKILKKRSYNDVLTDAYREKDLDLIDTLNVLSSPKSYMKAMLYDRNETMAKSMDSIMKTGSLFSAVGAAHLPGKNGMIEILRRKGYTVKPIISEYTDKGKNLKKQIEEFFVKPNLQVKSSSDGMITLPLFPLVLESGENMESPDLANGGFINVKRLLIKDYVNKKDKFFNPKTLDSLFFENIPGEILEKKTFSEKNYLVYDIKSKTKTSKAQRYRYYITPLEIIAVIMGGEGDYVRKYEDEVYNNIKLKNYKQDWETILPYKGGFQVQVPSYNVVVGNKKENKQLNDVELYAYDEQEKATYFVVEKSILDNSNLEDSEFELKRMHYEYYNQHDLDSTKTHFDAKKYEFVSQAPIEEQQIYLKSVLKGNKYYLLGARNASKNKVDQFFNSFSIQPHVTNVQYKVFKDSTAYFTVEVPKKENEYLDFKFDRKNRYDYDEKKKNHFLPKNKSYEFFSPNKTLVELNYYGSHRYESYKAIDSLYANLRKNLATDFESEKYDEVVGGDGVEDIAVAVEAAAIDNNYVPNVTTEVDNKKDNKFDPIDYASSTWEKTLGLVSKEKLELINEKITSDAKNDYFVYEVLATKPKSTQAIKYKVVLKKGETYMLKTLVDKNYKNDDPFVEKVFTSFKVDENVPSRTVFENKLKFFEEDLNSEHDSIRISAIKSFDNLTVEKEDFPKLKEILANFNFKSDEQELVADIYEKIGSIKSSEIIPYLEQAYKKENVNTSIQFAVLRALTSQKTKEAYKKIGELLDYDLPISDNKYEISGLFNMFTYDIENSHTLYPQVLEYYSIKEYHEPVVDFVKTLLESEKVHAKKIKSYKKMLVTNAKLEYKRLLSWKSKQESKDEDDYDYDDEAPIEDLDSYLSILYAYKNDKEVNQLFQKAQDLKIDDLNVALANKELAKNKKLDKSEALKLIESPKTRYSAFQMLYHNKQFDILDKYTQDTIVKAAIDYYEDVEDKKDSIVFLGKRELIFKDKKIVYFFYKNVNIEEDSYASQSENISGIAFIEDKERLNLKAFMKLDSKRFLEEKEIEENIKMLIDKSLNDNHLRVNFAKKQGNTTGYTEDEYYDEEY; from the coding sequence TTGAAAAGAATTTTATTTTTGTTGTCATTCTTGACACTTTCTGCTTTTGCCCAAGAGAAAAAATACCAAAGCTTATTCTGGGAAATTTCTGGTAATGGTTTGACAAAAAAATCATATATGTATGGAACTATGCACGTTAGTGAAAAGGTTTCGTATCATTTGTCTGATGCTTTTTTTGAAAAATTAATGGCTTCTGATTTCATTGCTAATGAAAGTGAACCCAATACTTGGACTGAATTATATGATTTGTTTAGTTTTTATCAAGGAATATATCAGTATGGTCCTTTCTATTCAAGATTTTATGCACAGCCTGTAAAAAAAGACAATCTTTATCCTTTGTTTAGAAGTACCAATTATAATTTAATTAGTTTGCTATCAAGAACAAATGAAGCGAATCAAGAGTATCAGGAGGAGACCTATTTAGATATGTTTATCTATAGAACGGGAAAAAAGTATGGAAAAAAAACCTTAGGACTTGAAGATGTTAAAAAAACTACTTTAAATATCATGAAAGCTGAAGCAGAAATGGATGTTAAAGAAGTAGATAAGAATAAGCAAGTACTATTAAAAATTCTTAAAAAAAGATCTTATAATGATGTTTTAACAGATGCTTATCGTGAAAAAGATTTAGATTTAATCGATACATTAAATGTGCTTTCTTCACCCAAATCCTACATGAAGGCTATGTTGTATGATAGAAATGAAACTATGGCAAAAAGCATGGATTCTATTATGAAAACGGGTAGCTTATTTAGTGCAGTTGGAGCAGCGCATTTACCTGGTAAAAATGGAATGATTGAAATTTTAAGAAGAAAAGGTTACACGGTTAAACCAATCATAAGTGAATATACAGACAAAGGAAAAAATTTAAAAAAACAGATCGAGGAGTTCTTTGTTAAACCTAATTTACAAGTGAAATCATCATCAGATGGTATGATTACGTTGCCTTTGTTTCCACTAGTACTTGAAAGTGGAGAAAATATGGAATCTCCAGATTTGGCAAATGGAGGTTTTATAAATGTAAAACGATTATTGATTAAAGATTATGTAAATAAAAAAGATAAATTCTTTAATCCTAAAACATTAGATAGTTTGTTTTTTGAAAATATTCCAGGTGAAATTTTAGAAAAGAAAACATTTTCTGAAAAAAATTATTTAGTTTATGATATAAAAAGTAAAACTAAAACAAGTAAAGCGCAACGCTATAGATATTATATTACTCCATTAGAAATAATTGCTGTGATTATGGGTGGGGAAGGCGATTATGTTCGTAAATATGAAGATGAGGTTTATAATAACATCAAGCTTAAAAATTACAAACAAGATTGGGAAACTATTTTGCCTTATAAAGGAGGATTTCAAGTTCAAGTTCCTTCCTATAATGTTGTAGTTGGAAATAAAAAAGAAAATAAGCAATTAAATGATGTGGAATTATATGCTTATGATGAGCAAGAAAAAGCAACTTATTTTGTTGTTGAAAAATCGATATTAGATAATTCAAATTTGGAGGATTCAGAATTTGAATTAAAGCGCATGCATTATGAATATTATAACCAACATGATTTAGATTCTACAAAAACACATTTCGATGCTAAAAAATATGAATTTGTGTCGCAAGCCCCAATTGAAGAACAGCAAATTTATTTGAAATCTGTCTTAAAAGGCAATAAATATTATTTGCTTGGTGCTAGAAATGCTTCTAAAAATAAAGTAGATCAGTTTTTTAATTCTTTCTCTATTCAACCTCATGTTACTAATGTTCAATACAAAGTTTTTAAGGATTCAACGGCCTATTTTACTGTTGAAGTTCCTAAAAAAGAAAACGAATATTTAGATTTTAAATTTGACAGAAAGAACAGATACGATTATGATGAAAAAAAGAAAAACCATTTCTTGCCAAAAAATAAATCCTATGAGTTTTTCTCACCAAATAAAACTTTAGTTGAATTAAATTATTATGGTTCTCATCGTTATGAAAGTTATAAAGCAATAGATTCTTTATATGCTAATTTGAGAAAAAATTTAGCAACTGATTTTGAATCAGAAAAATACGATGAAGTTGTTGGAGGTGATGGCGTTGAAGATATTGCCGTTGCTGTTGAAGCAGCTGCTATTGATAATAATTATGTTCCAAATGTAACTACAGAAGTTGATAATAAAAAAGATAATAAATTTGATCCTATTGATTATGCCTCTTCAACTTGGGAAAAAACATTAGGATTAGTTTCTAAAGAAAAATTAGAATTAATCAACGAAAAAATAACTTCAGATGCTAAAAATGATTATTTTGTTTATGAAGTTTTAGCAACAAAACCTAAGTCAACTCAAGCTATAAAATATAAAGTTGTGCTTAAAAAGGGCGAAACGTACATGTTGAAAACATTAGTTGATAAAAATTATAAAAACGATGATCCTTTTGTTGAAAAAGTATTTACTTCTTTCAAAGTAGATGAAAATGTACCTTCAAGAACTGTTTTTGAAAATAAATTAAAATTCTTTGAAGAAGATTTAAATAGTGAACACGATAGTATTCGAATTTCAGCAATTAAATCGTTTGATAACTTAACTGTAGAAAAAGAAGATTTTCCTAAACTGAAAGAAATATTAGCCAATTTTAATTTTAAAAGTGATGAACAAGAATTAGTTGCTGATATTTACGAAAAAATAGGTTCAATAAAATCCTCAGAAATCATTCCGTATTTAGAACAAGCTTATAAAAAAGAAAATGTAAATACATCAATTCAATTTGCTGTTTTACGTGCGTTAACTTCTCAAAAAACAAAAGAAGCTTATAAGAAAATAGGTGAATTATTAGACTATGATTTACCAATATCTGATAATAAATATGAGATTTCTGGATTGTTTAATATGTTTACATATGATATTGAAAATTCACATACTCTTTATCCTCAAGTATTAGAGTATTATAGTATAAAAGAATATCATGAACCAGTAGTAGATTTTGTGAAAACTTTATTAGAATCAGAAAAAGTTCATGCTAAAAAGATTAAATCTTATAAAAAGATGTTAGTTACTAATGCTAAACTTGAGTATAAGAGACTTCTTAGTTGGAAAAGTAAACAAGAATCTAAAGATGAAGACGACTATGATTATGATGACGAAGCGCCAATAGAAGACTTAGATAGTTATTTGTCAATTTTGTATGCTTATAAAAACGATAAAGAAGTAAATCAATTATTTCAAAAAGCACAAGATTTAAAAATAGATGATTTAAATGTTGCACTTGCAAATAAAGAGCTAGCTAAAAATAAAAAATTAGATAAATCTGAAGCGCTAAAATTAATTGAAAGCCCTAAAACTAGATACAGCGCTTTCCAAATGTTATATCATAATAAACAATTTGATATTTTAGATAAATATACTCAAGATACAATTGTTAAAGCAGCCATTGATTATTATGAAGATGTTGAAGACAAAAAAGATTCCATTGTATTTTTAGGAAAAAGAGAGTTAATTTTTAAAGATAAAAAGATTGTATATTTCTTTTATAAAAATGTAAATATCGAGGAAGATTCTTATGCCTCTCAGTCGGAAAATATTTCTGGAATTGCGTTTATTGAAGATAAAGAACGTCTAAATTTAAAAGCGTTTATGAAATTAGATTCTAAACGTTTTTTAGAAGAAAAAGAGATTGAGGAAAATATTAAAATGTTAATTGATAAATCGCTAAATGATAATCATCTAAGAGTTAATTTTGCAAAAAAACAAGGCAATACTACTGGCTATACTGAGGATGAATATTATGACGAAGAATATTAA
- a CDS encoding Rne/Rng family ribonuclease encodes MNKELIIRSSSDAVDFALLKDGKLIELHQEKEKIDGNTQFQVGDIFIAKIRKPVAGLNAAFVNLGHEKDAFLHYHDLGPNLASLMKFIKLVSAGKSKDYSLKNFPFEPEIDKNGAISDILSANQSVLVQIVKEPISTKGPRISSEISLAGRYVVLVPFSDRVSISQKINDKEEKDRLKKLVQTIKPKGFGVIVRTVAEGKKVAEIEKDLENLLDRWSGMCKRLQTAHHPSKVLGELTKASSILRDVFNDTFTSIQVDDEDLFLQTKEYLQEIAPDKVSIVKHYQSKELPLFEKYHIERQIKTSFGKTVSMSKGAYLIIEHTEALHVIDVNSGNRSNKALSQEDTALEVNLIAAAEIARQLRLRDMGGIIVVDFIDMQNPDNRKVLYDFLREEMSDDKAKHKILPPSKFGLVQITRQRVRPEVLINTKEENPTENGEIDAPILIIDKIASNLESIIKDHKKVVLNAHPFVAAYLTKGFPSLRSKWFFEHKKWVKIIPRDAYTYLEYHFFDENGNEIL; translated from the coding sequence ATGAACAAAGAATTAATCATTAGATCAAGTTCAGATGCTGTAGATTTTGCCTTATTAAAGGATGGAAAACTAATTGAACTACATCAGGAAAAAGAAAAAATTGATGGCAATACGCAATTTCAAGTTGGGGATATTTTTATCGCTAAAATAAGAAAACCTGTTGCCGGACTAAATGCTGCATTTGTAAATTTAGGTCATGAAAAAGATGCTTTTTTACATTATCACGATTTAGGTCCAAATTTAGCTTCTTTGATGAAGTTCATAAAACTTGTAAGCGCAGGTAAATCAAAAGATTATTCACTCAAAAATTTCCCTTTTGAACCAGAAATTGATAAAAATGGTGCTATTTCAGATATATTAAGCGCCAATCAATCGGTTTTAGTTCAAATTGTTAAAGAACCAATCTCTACCAAAGGACCAAGAATAAGTTCTGAGATTTCTTTAGCGGGAAGATATGTTGTATTAGTTCCTTTTTCCGACAGAGTTTCTATATCGCAAAAAATTAACGATAAAGAAGAAAAAGATCGCTTAAAAAAATTAGTACAAACAATCAAGCCAAAGGGATTTGGAGTTATTGTAAGAACAGTAGCTGAAGGCAAAAAAGTAGCAGAAATTGAAAAAGATTTAGAAAACTTGCTCGACCGTTGGTCTGGCATGTGCAAAAGATTACAAACTGCACATCACCCTTCAAAAGTACTTGGAGAATTGACAAAAGCTTCTTCTATATTAAGAGATGTTTTTAACGATACTTTTACTAGCATTCAAGTAGATGATGAAGATTTGTTTTTACAAACGAAGGAGTATTTGCAAGAGATAGCTCCGGATAAAGTGTCTATCGTAAAACACTATCAGTCAAAAGAACTGCCTCTTTTTGAGAAATATCATATTGAAAGACAAATTAAAACTTCTTTTGGAAAAACAGTATCCATGAGCAAAGGAGCTTATTTGATTATTGAACACACAGAAGCATTACACGTTATAGATGTAAACTCTGGAAATCGTTCAAACAAAGCCTTAAGCCAAGAAGATACTGCTCTCGAAGTAAATTTAATTGCTGCAGCAGAAATTGCTCGCCAATTACGTTTAAGAGACATGGGAGGAATTATTGTAGTGGATTTTATTGATATGCAAAATCCAGACAACAGAAAAGTCTTATATGATTTCTTAAGAGAAGAAATGAGTGACGACAAGGCCAAACACAAAATCTTGCCTCCTAGTAAATTTGGATTAGTACAAATTACTAGACAAAGAGTTAGACCTGAAGTTTTAATTAATACCAAGGAAGAAAATCCTACAGAAAATGGAGAAATTGATGCTCCAATATTAATTATAGACAAAATTGCATCTAACCTAGAAAGCATTATTAAAGACCATAAAAAGGTTGTTTTAAACGCACACCCTTTTGTGGCAGCATACCTTACTAAAGGTTTTCCATCATTACGTTCAAAATGGTTTTTTGAACATAAAAAATGGGTGAAAATCATACCACGTGACGCTTACACGTATCTTGAATATCATTTCTTTGATGAAAATGGAAATGAAATTTTATAA